In Daphnia pulex isolate KAP4 chromosome 7, ASM2113471v1, one genomic interval encodes:
- the LOC124197298 gene encoding neurotrophin 1-like, translating to MSINSLIFTSLLVGVFSSPDPSYNKPSYAPPKYEQAEVPHCAKNTTKSWCLEDSEYPLQEVRDALDQHYQSVLAFYKDKLANTDNSVDGLDKLSDEFYLCPSSTEYVRPLRAINVEGKWRTIVNGVESYGVKYTQTARVEECDVVIGTVCPLVPSCYDSKCIQKNIFHRFLVFNPSDYAFPFTIEKFKLPGSCGCAVGAFKP from the exons ATGTCTATCAATTCATTA ATTTTTACTTCGTTGTTGGTTGGAGTTTTTAGCTCGCCCGATCCCAGCTACAATAAACCTTCATACGCTCCGCCAAAATACGAGCAAGCAGAGGTTCCGCACTGCGCCAAAAACACTACAAAGTCTTGGTGCCTGGAAGACTCGGAATATCCCCTTCAAGAGGTCAGAGATGCTCTGGACCAGCATTACCAAAGCGTTCTGGCTTTCTACAAAGATAAACTGGCCAACACAGACAATTCCGTCGACGGATTGGATAAACTGAGTGACGAATTTTACCTTTGTCCGAGCTCCACCGAGTACGTCCGTCCTCTACGGGCCATTAACGTCGAAGGCAAGTGGCGGACCATCGTCAATGGAGTAGAGTCCTACGGCGTCAAATACACCCAGACGGCTCGAGTTGAGGAATGTGACGTGGTTATTGGCACTGTTTGCCCACTGGTCCCGTCCTGCTACGATTCCAAATGCATCCAGAAGAACATCTTCCACCGTTTTTTGGTCTTCAATCCCAGCGATTACGCATTTCCTTTCACCAtcgaaaaattcaagttgCCTGGCTCATGCGGATGTGCAGTTGGGGCTTTTAAACCTTGA
- the LOC124197300 gene encoding dual specificity mitogen-activated protein kinase kinase 4-like, whose translation MCVCVCLFDFSHALTSLTKPEFFFFPISCVLFVCVCVSPSLILPSKAESATECKSGANMSTEEQQAEDKRSRLRPLSFSGLPTKCLSPSSAIAPIHSFPMEKWKITDVNNSPGKLQISPELVYDFTAEDLEDMGEIGRGNFGSVNKMLHIKTNTVMAVKRIRSTVDEKEQKQLLMDLEVVMRSNNCPFIVLFYGALFTEGDCWICMELMDISLDKFYRFTHQRLKEKIPESILGKMALATVQALNYLKENLEIIHRDVKPSNILMDRRGSIKLCDFGISGQLVDSIAKTRDAGCRPYMAPERIDPQSSARGYDIRSDVWSLGITLIEIATGKFPYPHWNSVFDQLTQVVHGDPPRLISSYSKSPTNNAGSKNGNLIQECPFSDEFVNLVNTCMQKEARQRPKYSKLLQHPFLLASQAEQVDVSAYVDNILQRIKTLGLTVADLQMD comes from the exons atgtgtgtgtgtgtgtgtttgtttgatttttcacacgCACTTACCTCACTCACGAAGcccgagttttttttctttcctatttcgtgtgtgttgtttgtgtgtgtgtgtgtatcaccCAGTTTAATCCTGCCGTCAAAGGCAGAGAGTGCAACCGAGTGCAAATCAGGCGCCAACATGTCGACAGAAGAGCAGCAAG CGGAGGACAAACGAAGCAGGCTGAGGCCCCTCTCATTCTCTGGATTGCCAACCAAATGTCTTTCGCCCAGCAGTGCAATCGCTCCCATTCACTCTTTTCCAAT GGAAAAGTGGAAAATAACTGATGTCAACAATTCCCCAGGAAAGCTGCAGATATCCCCTGAATTG GTGTATGATTTCACAGCTGAAGACCTGGAAGACATGGGTGAAATTGGTAGAGGAAACTTTGGTAGTGTCAATAAAATGCTCCATATCAAAACAAATACCGTCATGGCTGTCAAG AGAATCCGTTCCACTGTCGatgaaaaagaacagaaacaATTACTGATGGACCTTGAAGTTGTTATGAGAAGCAATAACTGCCCATTTATTGTACTATTTTATGGAGCCCTTTTTACTGAg GGAGACTGTTGGATCTGCATGGAACTAATGGATATTTCTCTGGACAAGTTCTACCGTTTTACCCACCAGCGACTCAAGGAAAAGATTCCTGAATCCATCCTCGGGAAAATGGCCCTTGCA ACTGTCCAGGCCCTAAACTACTTGAAGGAGAACTTGGAGATTATTCATCGTGATGTCAAACCTTCCAACATTCTAATGGACAGGCGCGGAAGCATCAAATTGTGTGACTTTGGCATTTCGGGACAGCTGGTGGACTCGATTGCCAAGACCAGAGATGCTGGCTGCCGACCCTACATGGCT CCCGAAAGGATCGATCCCCAATCTTCCGCTCGAGGCTACGATATACGCAGTGACGTCTGGTCACTGGGTATCACCTTGATCGAAATAGCCACCGGCAAGTTCCCCTATCCTCACTGGAACTCTGTGTTTGATCAGCTGACGCAG gtggtGCACGGAGATCCGCCCAGATTGATATCCAGCTACAGCAAGAGCCCCACCAATAATGCGGGCTCCAAGAATGGAAACTTGATTCAAGAATGTCCATTTTCCGACGAGTTTGTCAATCTTGTCAACACTTG catgCAGAAAGAAGCCCGACAGCGACCAAAGTACTCGAAGCTTCTGCAACATCCGTTCTTGTTGGCCAGCCAGGCCGAGCAAGTCGACGTGAGCGCCTACGTCGACAACATCCTACAGCGCATCAAGACCCTCGGTTTGACGGTCGCCGACTTGCAAATGGATTAA
- the LOC124197294 gene encoding lipase member K-like, protein MILSRRLECFYYLLTLTANILGGTSYTTVGHHARGVLKYWRRTAEEQRARLFDRLPKNVESSYTPPEVIKHRGYPAEVHHVTTDDGYILELHRIPPKSSSTNRKVVLLMHGVVESSGTWVVNPSSRSLAILLAAQSYDVWLGNFRGNRYSKSHIRLSPKQAQFWKFSWDEIGNYDIPSFINYILKETGQSKLSYIGHSLGCGVFFIAMVKHPELNAKIDIMIALAPLSSFAHFTTPLFRILTPLSKLIQGILRMTRTWGVLDSAGIPDLLYNIVCDHSYSQARFCRKLLNAIAGPNPDNIELELIPLVGSNYLQGTSVPVMAQFSQNYFAGERFQAYDYGWRGNLMRYRSFKPMEYVLAKVTAPVYVFSGGSDRIVTPLDVDWLLKQLGNLKGSTRLNDYNHADFLWGTDVKERLYDKVLSLLPPP, encoded by the exons ATGATTTTGAGTCGAAGGCTCGAGTGTTTCTATTATTTGTTAACGTTGACCGCAAATATTTTAGGTGGGACCAGCTACACTACAGTGGGCCATCACGCTCGTGGGGTACTCAAATATTGGCGAAGGACGGCGGAAGAACAACGCGCCAGACTGTTTGACCGTCTACCCAAAAACGTTGAATCCTCCTACACACCA CCGGAAGTAATCAAGCACCGCGGGTACCCTGCTGAGGTTCATCACGTGACAACAGACGACGG GTACATTCTGGAACTTCACCGAATACCACCTAAATCGTCCAGTACTAATAGGAAAGTCGTGCTTCTTATGCATGGGGTCGTGGAATCTTCCGGTACTTGGGTCGTCAATCCATCTAGTCGTTCCCTCG CCATATTATTGGCGGCTCAGTCGTACGATGTGTGGCTCGGTAATTTCAGAGGCAACCGATATTCAAAAAGTCACATCAGACTGAGTCCTAAACAAGCCCAGTTTTGGAAATTTAG TTGGGACGAAATAGGAAATTATGACATTCCTTCCTTCATCAATTATATACTCAAGGAGACAGGACAGTCGAAATTGTCTTACATAGGCCATTCGTTGGGATGCGGAGTATTCTTCATCGCCATGGTCAAGCATCCGGAGCTTAATGCTAAAATCGATATAATG ATAGCCCTTGCACCACTTTCTTCGTTTGCTCATTTCACTACCCCCCTATTTCGAATTTTGACTCCGCTCAGTAAACTTATTCag gGTATCCTCAGGATGACTCGGACTTGGGGAGTGCTTGACAGTGCAGGGATCCCTGATCTCTTATATAACATCGTATGCGATCATTCATACAGTCAAGCGAGGTTTTGTAGAAAACTGTTAAACGCGATTGCTGGACCGAATCCGGATAACATAGAACTG gagttAATCCCTCTGGTGGGATCCAATTATCTTCAAGGAACATCGGTACCCGTTATGGCtcaattttctcaaaattacTTTGCAG GTGAAAGATTTCAGGCATATGACTACGGATGGAGAGGCAATTTGATGCGGTACCGATCTTTTAAACCAATGGAATATGTCCTAGCAAAAGTTACAGCTCCG GTGTACGTCTTCTCGGGAGGAAGTGACCGAATTGTCACTCCACTG GACGTGGATTGGCTTCTAAAGCAGCTGGGAAATCTGAAAGGCTCTACACGGTTAAATGATTACAACCACGCCGATTTCTTATGG ggaacagatgtCAAAGAAAGGCTTTACGATAAAGTACTTTCTCTTTTACCGCCTCCCTAA
- the LOC124197295 gene encoding sulfotransferase 1B1-like — MSEENWKFEYHQIPKTLTESFKELFTGYDEGLVRMEPGGFVTSPTYAKHAEKIYRMKPRSEDVWLLTFPKCGTTWTCELLWLLQNNCDYETASKTGLTLRTPFLEMPYLSTKMQTMREMFMNVDKVEQLPSPRVIRPHMPMYLLPPTLLDTAKVVYVARNPKDVIVSYYFHHKLIKLHGFTGTMDEFAEFFMDDEVFNAPYFAHILEAWSKRDHPNMHFMFYEDMKRNLRGEIEKVAAFLGKTLGEEELVKLTEHLKFDNFKTNESVNNESGKKTGAFNQEGNFIRKGKTGDWKNHFSPELNSRIDAWIEKNLAGTDLKFVTELEYQD; from the exons ATGTCGGAAGAGAACTGGAAATTCGAATACCATCAAATACCCAAAACCCTCACCGAATCCTTCAAGGAATTATTCACTGGTTACGATGAAGGTCTTGTGCGGATGGAACCGGGCGGATTTGTCACATCTCCCACCTATGCCAAACACGCCGAGAAGATTTACCGAATGAAGCCGAGGAGCGAAGACGTTTGGCTTCTCACTTTTCCCAAATGTG GAACTACATGGACTTGCGAGTTGTTGTGGTTGCTACAAAATAATTGCGATTACGAAACAGCCAGCAAAACGGGACTTACCTTACGAACTCCATTCTTAGA GATGCCTTATTTGAGCACCAAGATGCAAACGATGAGAGAGATGTTTATGAATGTGGACAAGGTGGAACAACTTCCGTCGCCCAGAGTTATTCGACCGCATATGCCGATGTACCTGCTTCCTCCTACTCTGCTCGACACCGCCAAG GTTGTTTACGTGGCCCGCAATCCAAAGGATGTTATTGTGTCTTATTATTTTCACCACAAGTTGATTAAGTTGCATGGATTCACGGGAACTATGGATGAATTCGCCGAATTCTTCATGGATGACGAAG TATTCAATGCGCCGTACTTTGCCCACATTTTGGAAGCCTGGTCGAAACGTGATCATCCCAACATGCATTTCATGTTCTACGAGGATATGAAGAGG AATTTACGTGGAGAAATCGAGAAGGTGGCCGCTTTCCTTGGAAAAACCCTTGGCGAAGAAGAGCTAGTCAAATTGACGGAGCATTTGAAATTCGATAATTTTAAGACAAACGAATCTGTCAATAATGAATCGGGGAAAAAGACTGGCGCTTTCAACCAGGAGGGAAACTTTATCCGTAAAG GTAAAACGGGAGACTGGAAAAATCACTTTAGCCCAGAGTTGAACAGCCGGATCGATGCTTGGATAGAGAAAAATTTAGCCGGAACTGATCTGAAGTTTGTCACTGAATTAGAATATcaagattaa
- the LOC124197296 gene encoding neurotrophin 1-like — MKTSLLCLAAVLVGAVAVPEPDADPQTYSKPAYPAVPSDNCNPRKAPKCSENSTETFCLTDAEYPEKEIRSAIKYDPLVLQRYYDIAKQSADNLVDGLTSLSEKHYDYSNYTGKTFEKANWIGEEGYICPSNVHYARPLRALNVDGEWRAIIQDIAWPGYTQTQRVETCLFSGSPCRTLAPCYGSKCLQKYVYQRMLSFDPCDAKKGIFIDIYKLPSACSCHISVKLH; from the exons ATGAAAACTTCATTG CTATGTTTGGCTGCCGTATTGGTTGGAGCTGTTGCTGTGCCGGAACCGGATGCTGATCCCCAAACTTATTCAAAACCTGCCTACCCAGCAGTTCCGTCCGATAACTGCAACCCTCGCAAGGCACCAAAGTGTTCGGAAAACAGCACTGAAACTTTCTGTCTCACAGACGCAGAATaccccgaaaaagaaatcagg AGTGCCATCAAGTACGACCCGTTGGTGCTGCAGAGGTACTATGATATTGCCAAACAGTCGGCCGACAACTTGGTCGATGGACTGACATCTTTATCGGAGAAACATTACGACTACTCCAACTACACGGGCAAGACTTTCGAGAAGGCCAACTGGATTGGCGAGGAAGGATACATTTGTCCCAGCAATGTCCATTACGCCCGCCCTCTGCGCGCTCTGAACGTTGACGGTGAATGGCGTGCCATCATTCAAGATATCGCCTGGCCGGGATACACGCAGACCCAACGTGTTGAGACTTGCTTGTTCTCCGGCTCCCCTTGCCGCACTTTGGCTCCTTGCTATGGCAGCAAATGCTTGCAAAAGTACGTCTACCAGCGCATGTTGTCCTTCGATCCTTGCGATgccaaaaagggaattttcaTTGACATTTACAAACTGCCATCGGCTTGCTCTTGCCACATTTCCGTTAAACTTCATTGA